In Aegilops tauschii subsp. strangulata cultivar AL8/78 chromosome 3, Aet v6.0, whole genome shotgun sequence, one genomic interval encodes:
- the LOC109778981 gene encoding protein BOBBER 1-like translates to MAIISEDIMQEDETSPQQQQVAAAKKDTSSTEVEKKEEESKGRQPNSGNGLDLDNYSWAQQLPEVNLTVPVPEGTKGRSVVCEIKKDHLKVGLKGQPPIIDGELHKPVKVEDCFWSIEDGRSLSILLTKRNRSEWWKSVIKGDPEIDTQRAEPESSKLSDLDPETRQTVEKMMFDQRQKQMGLPTSEEMQNQDMLKKLKSQYPDMDFSGMKMPS, encoded by the coding sequence ATGGCGATCATCTCCGAGGACATCATGCAGGAGGATGAGACCTCACCGCAGCAGCAACAGGTGGCGGCCGCCAAGAAGGATACCAGCAGCACGGAGgtggagaagaaggaggaggagagcaAGGGGAGGCAGCCAAACTCCGGCAACGGCCTCGACCTGGACAACTACTCGTGGGCGCAGCAGCTGCCGGAGGTGAACCTCACCGTCCCCGTCCCCGAAGGGACCAAGGGCAGGTCCGTCGTCTGCGAGATCAAGAAGGACCACCTCAAGGTCGGGCTCAAGGGCCAGCCTCCCATCATCGACGGCGAGCTCCACAAGCCCGTCAAGGTCGAGGACTGCTTCTGGAGCATCGAGGACGGGAGGTCGCTGTCCATACTGCTCACCAAGCGCAACCGGAGCGAGTGGTGGAAGTCCGTGATCAAGGGCGATCCCGAGATCGACACCCAGCGCGCCGAGCCGGAGAGCAGCAAGCTCTCGGATCTGGACCCCGAGACGAGGCAGACCGTGGAGAAGATGATGTTCGACCAGCGGCAGAAGCAGATGGGCTTGCCAACCAGTGAGGAGATGCAGAACCAGGACATGCTCAAGAAACTCAAGTCCCAGTACCCCGACATGGACTTCTCCGGGATGAAGATGCCTTCTTAG
- the LOC109778992 gene encoding probable gamma-secretase subunit PEN-2 codes for MEARVAAGVPADEESGLLPRARPPPAAAGRGRTPSSSSSAAAQRRAPPPAVWATVDGPLGMPLEEAEGHARRFFLWGFACLPFLWAINCCYFWPVLRSPAASSPPAFAPIRPYVVRSAVGFTIFAAVLLTWATTFIVGGERLFGPVWKDLVMYNVADKLGLTGFMG; via the exons ATGGAGGCGAGGGTTGCAGCAGGGGTGCCCGCGGACGAGGAGTCCGGCCTCCTcccccgcgcgcgcccgccgccggcagccgcCGGCCGAGGGCGgacaccctcctcctcctcctccgcggcggCCCAGCGCCGCGCGCCCCCGCCGGCGGTCTGGGCGACGGTGGACGGGCCCCTGGGGATGCCGCTGGAGGAGGCGGAGGGCCACGCGCGGCGCTTCTTCCTCTGGGGCTTCGCCTGCCTCCCCTTCCTCTGGGCCATCAACTGCTGCTACTTCTGGCCCGTCCTCCGctcccccgccgcctcctcgcccccCGCCTTCGCCCCCATCCGCCCCT ATGTCGTGCGTTCCGCGGTCGGCTTCACCATCTTCGCTGCTGTTCTCCTCACCTGGGCCACGACTTTCATCGTCGGAGGCGAGCGACTGTTCGGGCCGGTGTGGAAGGATCTCGTGATGTACAATGTGGCGGACAAGCTCGGTCTCACCGGATTCATGGGGTAG